From a region of the Mercurialis annua linkage group LG1-X, ddMerAnnu1.2, whole genome shotgun sequence genome:
- the LOC126657043 gene encoding clathrin interactor EPSIN 1 isoform X2, with product MDFIKVFDQTVREIKREVNLKVLKVPEIEQKVLDATDDAPWGPHGTACAEIAQATKKFTECQIVMNVLWTRLGETGKDWRLVYKALTVIEYLVAHGSERAVDDIIEHTFQLSSLTSFEYVEPSGKDVGLNVRKKAENIVALLNNKDKIQETRNKAAANRDKYVGVSSSGITHKSGSASYSSGSFQSSSRYGGFGGTRDSDYSRESYKDKDHYGQERTERDAYGKSHQGGTGDDGYIKKGSIRAGSSNQNTTSKSSSKIKDPYMKTSVPFQGSSAPTSNYGDDFDDDDFDPRGTSSSKSSAQPSNQVDLFGQSLIGDFMDVPSSAPQETSAMNGNSSEVDLFADATFVSAPSQAEKAASPQFQTPVDLFASLPAVSPTIDLFPTPDPIVQQETKAQTSNSTSNNFVDPFASVPLNNFDGSDLFSAFSSSSNSASAEPTQISINDESLNNSYVNASEVRSPAKKDSFQVKSGIWADSLSRGLIDLNISAPKKVSLVDVGVVGDLTVGHDEKEKGPSTAFYMGRAMGTGSGLGRSQPRPTQSQPISDDDFFSSLGSQQNQFGSFQK from the exons ATGGATTTCATCAAGGTTTTTGACCAAACTGTCCGCGAAAT AAAGAGAGAGGTTAATCTTAAGGTCTTGAAGGTTCCTGAGATCGAACAGAAg GTCTTAGATGCAACTGATGATGCTCCTTGGGGTCCTCATGGTACTGCTTGTGCTGAAATTGCGCAGGCTACTAAAAAATT CACTGAATGCCAGATAGTTATGAATGTTCTATGGACAAGATTGGGAGAGACGGGCAAGGATTGGCGTCTTGTTTACAAg GCTTTGACTGTCATAGAATATTTGGTGGCACATGGATCTGAACGTGCAGTTGACGACATAATAGAACATACTTTCCAGTTATCA TCACTTACAAGTTTTGAATATGTTGAGCCAAGCGGAAAGGACGTTGGACTTAATGTGAGGAAGAAAGCAGAAAATATTGTTGCACTCTTgaataataaagataaaatacaAGAAACCAGAAATAAAGCTGCTGCTAATCGTGATAA GTATGTTGGTGTTTCATCTTCTGGAATAACTCATAAATCAGGTTCAGCCTCATATAGCAGTGGCAGCTTCCAAAGTAGCAGCCGTTATGGAGGCTTTGGTGGTACAAGGGATAGTGATTATTCTAGGGAAAGTTATAAAGACAAGGATCACTACGGGCAGGAAAGGACTGAAAGGGATGCATATGGAAAATCACATCAAGGGGGTACTGGTGATGATGGGTACATCAAGAAGGGTTCTATACGTGCCGGAag CAGCAATCAGAATACTACTTCAAAGTCATCATCCAAGATAAAAGATCCTTACATGAAAACTTCAGTTCCTTTTCAAGGCTCAAGTGCCCCAACAAGCAATTATGGTGATGattttgatgatgatgatttcGATCCAAGGGGAACTTCCAGCTCCA AGTCGTCTGCCCAACCGTCTAACCAAGTTGATCTTTTTGGACAAAGTTTAATTGGGGACTTCATGGATGTACCGTCATCTGCTCCCCAAGAAACATCAGCCATGAATGGAAACTCTTCAGAGGTTGATTTGTTTGCTGATGCAACCTTTGTATCAGCACCATCCCAGGCTGAAAAGGCAGCGAGTCCTCAGTTTCAG ACTCCAGTTGATTTGTTTGCTTCCCTACCAGCTGTCTCTCCAACTATTGATTTATTTCCTACTCCTGATCCAATTGTGCAACAAGAGACCAAGGCTCAAACGTCTAACTCAACAAGCAATAACTTTGTTGACCCTTTTGCTTCAGTTCCATTGAACAATTTCGATGGATCTGATCTTTTTAGTGCATTCTCTTCTAGTTCCAATTCAGCTTCTGCAGAACCCACACAAATTTCTATAAATGACGAAAGCCTTAACAATTCTTATGTGAATGCTTCAGAAGTGAGGTCTCCAGCAAAGAAGGATTCATTCCAGGTGAAGTCTGGAATATGGGCAGATTCGCTAAGCCGTGGGCTGATTGATCTTAACATATCTGCTC CTAAGAAGGTTTCACTAGTAGATGTTGGTGTGGTGGGTGATCTGACTGTTGGACACGATGAGAAGGAGAAGGGACCTTCAACTGCATTTTACATGGGAAGAGCCATGGGAACAGGGTCTGGTCTTGGAAGATCACAACCACGGCCAACACAGTCACAGCCAATTAGCGATGATGACTTCTTCTCGAGTCTGGGGAGCCAACAAAATCAATTTGGTAGTTTTCAGAAGTGA
- the LOC126657043 gene encoding clathrin interactor EPSIN 1 isoform X1, with protein MDFIKVFDQTVREIKREVNLKVLKVPEIEQKVLDATDDAPWGPHGTACAEIAQATKKFTECQIVMNVLWTRLGETGKDWRLVYKALTVIEYLVAHGSERAVDDIIEHTFQLSSLTSFEYVEPSGKDVGLNVRKKAENIVALLNNKDKIQETRNKAAANRDKYVGVSSSGITHKSGSASYSSGSFQSSSRYGGFGGTRDSDYSRESYKDKDHYGQERTERDAYGKSHQGGTGDDGYIKKGSIRAGSSSNQNTTSKSSSKIKDPYMKTSVPFQGSSAPTSNYGDDFDDDDFDPRGTSSSKSSAQPSNQVDLFGQSLIGDFMDVPSSAPQETSAMNGNSSEVDLFADATFVSAPSQAEKAASPQFQTPVDLFASLPAVSPTIDLFPTPDPIVQQETKAQTSNSTSNNFVDPFASVPLNNFDGSDLFSAFSSSSNSASAEPTQISINDESLNNSYVNASEVRSPAKKDSFQVKSGIWADSLSRGLIDLNISAPKKVSLVDVGVVGDLTVGHDEKEKGPSTAFYMGRAMGTGSGLGRSQPRPTQSQPISDDDFFSSLGSQQNQFGSFQK; from the exons ATGGATTTCATCAAGGTTTTTGACCAAACTGTCCGCGAAAT AAAGAGAGAGGTTAATCTTAAGGTCTTGAAGGTTCCTGAGATCGAACAGAAg GTCTTAGATGCAACTGATGATGCTCCTTGGGGTCCTCATGGTACTGCTTGTGCTGAAATTGCGCAGGCTACTAAAAAATT CACTGAATGCCAGATAGTTATGAATGTTCTATGGACAAGATTGGGAGAGACGGGCAAGGATTGGCGTCTTGTTTACAAg GCTTTGACTGTCATAGAATATTTGGTGGCACATGGATCTGAACGTGCAGTTGACGACATAATAGAACATACTTTCCAGTTATCA TCACTTACAAGTTTTGAATATGTTGAGCCAAGCGGAAAGGACGTTGGACTTAATGTGAGGAAGAAAGCAGAAAATATTGTTGCACTCTTgaataataaagataaaatacaAGAAACCAGAAATAAAGCTGCTGCTAATCGTGATAA GTATGTTGGTGTTTCATCTTCTGGAATAACTCATAAATCAGGTTCAGCCTCATATAGCAGTGGCAGCTTCCAAAGTAGCAGCCGTTATGGAGGCTTTGGTGGTACAAGGGATAGTGATTATTCTAGGGAAAGTTATAAAGACAAGGATCACTACGGGCAGGAAAGGACTGAAAGGGATGCATATGGAAAATCACATCAAGGGGGTACTGGTGATGATGGGTACATCAAGAAGGGTTCTATACGTGCCGGAag CAGCAGCAATCAGAATACTACTTCAAAGTCATCATCCAAGATAAAAGATCCTTACATGAAAACTTCAGTTCCTTTTCAAGGCTCAAGTGCCCCAACAAGCAATTATGGTGATGattttgatgatgatgatttcGATCCAAGGGGAACTTCCAGCTCCA AGTCGTCTGCCCAACCGTCTAACCAAGTTGATCTTTTTGGACAAAGTTTAATTGGGGACTTCATGGATGTACCGTCATCTGCTCCCCAAGAAACATCAGCCATGAATGGAAACTCTTCAGAGGTTGATTTGTTTGCTGATGCAACCTTTGTATCAGCACCATCCCAGGCTGAAAAGGCAGCGAGTCCTCAGTTTCAG ACTCCAGTTGATTTGTTTGCTTCCCTACCAGCTGTCTCTCCAACTATTGATTTATTTCCTACTCCTGATCCAATTGTGCAACAAGAGACCAAGGCTCAAACGTCTAACTCAACAAGCAATAACTTTGTTGACCCTTTTGCTTCAGTTCCATTGAACAATTTCGATGGATCTGATCTTTTTAGTGCATTCTCTTCTAGTTCCAATTCAGCTTCTGCAGAACCCACACAAATTTCTATAAATGACGAAAGCCTTAACAATTCTTATGTGAATGCTTCAGAAGTGAGGTCTCCAGCAAAGAAGGATTCATTCCAGGTGAAGTCTGGAATATGGGCAGATTCGCTAAGCCGTGGGCTGATTGATCTTAACATATCTGCTC CTAAGAAGGTTTCACTAGTAGATGTTGGTGTGGTGGGTGATCTGACTGTTGGACACGATGAGAAGGAGAAGGGACCTTCAACTGCATTTTACATGGGAAGAGCCATGGGAACAGGGTCTGGTCTTGGAAGATCACAACCACGGCCAACACAGTCACAGCCAATTAGCGATGATGACTTCTTCTCGAGTCTGGGGAGCCAACAAAATCAATTTGGTAGTTTTCAGAAGTGA
- the LOC126665346 gene encoding uncharacterized protein LOC126665346, which translates to MASSSSSSHQTHIPIHSDSGGSKPLDQEAQTSLVPVHVVTKASQLPPEFLNPSPDKHLIIGFDCEGVDLCRHGSLCIMQIAFPDAIFLIDATQGGETLVKACKPALESSYITKVIHDCKRDSEALYFQFGIKLHNVFDTQIAYYLIEEQEGRAKLPNDYISFVSLLADPRYCGMSYLEKEEVRILLRQDPNFWAYRPLSELMIRAATDDVRFLLCIYHKMIKKLNQRSLRYLAVRGALYCRCFCITDNSCADWPPIPPIADDVIGDGSAPEEEILSVLDIPPGKMGLIIGKRGATILSIKESCNAEIFIGGSKGPPDKVFIIGPIRQVRKAEAILRGRMLEIY; encoded by the exons AtggcttcttcttcttcctcctctcATCAGACTCACATTCCTATCCATTCTGATTCCG GTGGCAGTAAACCCTTAGATCAAGAAGCGCAGACGTCGCTGGTTCCCGTCCATGTTGTTACTAAGGCTTCTCAACTTCCACCTGAATTCCTTAACCCTTCGCCTGATAAGCATTTGATTATCGGCTTTGACTGCGAGGGTGTTGATCTTTGTCGGCATGGTTCTCTTTGTATTATGCAG ATTGCATTTCCAgatgcaatatttttaattgatgctACTCAGGGTGGAGAAACGCTTGTGAAAGCATGTAAGCCTGCTTTGGAATCCAGTTACATCACTAAAGTCATTCATGATTGCAAGCGAGATAGTGAG GCGTTGTACTTCCAATTTGGCATCAAATTGCACAATGTTTTTGATACTCAG ATTGCTTATTATCTAATAGAGGAGCAAGAAGGACGTGCTAAGTTGCCAAATGACTATATATCCTTCGTTAGCCTCCTTGCGGATCCACGCTATTGTG GTATGTCATATTTAGAGAAGGAAGAAGTCCGTATTCTCCTTCGACAG GATCCTAATTTCTGGGCATACAGACCATTATCGGAATTAATGATCCGAGCAGCAACGGATGATGTTCGTTTTCTTCTTTGCATTTATcataaaatgataaagaaaCTAAATCAAAGATCACTGCGGTATCTAGCAGTTCGTGGTGCATTATATTGTCGATGTTTCTGCATCACTGACAATAGCTGTGCTGACTGGCCACCTATCCCGCCTATTGCAG ATGACGTTATAGGCGATGGTAGTGCCCCAGAGGAAGAAATCCTTTCAGTTCTCGACATTCCTCCTGGGAAGATGGGGCTTATTATTGGAAAACGAGGAGCCACTATATTGTCGATAAAGGAATCTTGCAA TGCTGAAATTTTCATTGGAGGTTCAAAGGGTCCACCTGACAAG GTATTCATAATTGGACCGATTAGACAGGTGAGAAAAGCAGAGGCCATCCTGAGGGGGAGGATGCTGGAAATTTATTAG
- the LOC126682750 gene encoding protein EARLY FLOWERING 3 produces MKRGKDDEKMTGPMFPRLHVNDTEKGGPRAPPRNKMALYEQLSIPSQRFNGHGSLPLNPSKPTNLAPAASSSQGSGYERNLRFPLHVPSSTPSHVPENLHDGGNFNSTSPQIEQRKKAGNEDDFSVPVFVHSGMDQTHGRSQSVKDRENTSTFSQNNLGRSAMQIVGDKDKKNSSSRGSNVRQEARDQREACISSKDHSASFQTKDNIARPDSASPNPQNPYQPVASFSSLREKDVCLRQEASAMLQENGSCGEGVPVLTRETERGNASQSISDSHSREDLSGPDEPEIDSEHHGEKTYRSLRFENGNKCDDVSETSMVDSVSALDISPDDVVGLIGQKHFWKARRAIVNQQRLFAVQVFELHRLLKVQRLIATSPQCLLEESTYLGKPSVKDCPAKKLPAEYVVAPPMNVSKFKDDSEKPNHKLECSAENAVGKTSFSKSGSQPLNFIGNSTPVPMAADPKMAPLCFHHSLGHQWLVPVMSPSEGLVYKPFTAPEFTGGGSGPYGMTPLTGNFINPNYGIPASHLPHQGTVPIPGVPSPGHGYLPPYGMQFMNPVMSGSAVEQMNYAGSDPHGQLSGRGANFNMQHQNSCNVPLQKRGSTPQVTMFQASKESELHRSTASSPSERAPRNPERRDVLRAPRVPERRDALTLFPMDPAGSAQPQKSDQPRRVIKVVPHNRRSATESAARIFQSIQEERKQYDSM; encoded by the exons ATGAAGAGAGGGAAAGATGATGAGAAGATGACGGGGCCTATGTTTCCCAGGCTACATGTGAATGATACAGAGAAAGGAGGGCCAAGAGCACCTCCCAGGAATAAGATGGCTCTTTATGAGCAGCTTAGTATTCCTTCTCAAAGGTTTAATGGTCATGGTTCTTTGCCTCTTAATCCAAGTAAACCTACCAACTTAGCTCCTGCAGCATCCTCAAGCCAG GGGAGCGGCTATGAGAGAAATCTGCGCTTTCCACTTCATGTTCCTTCTTCTACACCCTCTCATGTGCCTGAGAATCTCCATGATGGAGGAAACTTTAATTCTACATCACCACAAATTGAGCAGAGGAAAAAGGCGGGAAATGAAGATGACTTCAGTGTACCTGTATTTGTTCACTCTGGGATGGACCAAACTCATGGTAGAAGTCAGAGTGTCAAAGATAGGGAGAATACTTCTACCTTTAGCCAAAATAATTTGGGTCGTTCAGCAATGCAAATTGTTGGTGATAAGGATAAAAAGAATAGTAGTTCTAGAGGTTCCAATGTAAGACAGGAAGCAAGAGACCAGCGAGAGGCGTGTATTTCAAGTAAGGATCACTCAGCAAGTTTTCAAACTAAGGACAATATAGCCAGACCTGACAGTGCATCTCCTAATCCACAAAATCCATATCAACCTGTTGCTAGTTTTAGTAGTTTGCGCGAAAAAGATGTTTGTTTGCGACAAGAGGCTTCTGCTATGTTGCAGGAAAATGGTAGTTGTGGTGAAGGTGTTCCTGTATTGACAAGGGAAACAGAGAGAGGAAATGCTTCTCAGTCAATAAGTGACTCGCATTCGAGGGAGGATCTCAGTGGTCCCGATGAGCCTGAAATTGACAGTGAACATCATGGAGAAAAGACTTATAGGTCACTAAGATTTGAAAATGGCAACAAATGTGATGATGTCTCTGAGACTTCCATGGTGGATTCTGTATCAGCACTGGATATATCTCCGGATGATGTTGTAGGACTAATTGGTCAAAAACATTTTTGGAAGGCAAGAAGGGCAATTGTCAA TCAGCAGAGATTATTTGCAGTTCAAGTATTTGAGTTGCATAGACTGTTAAAG GTTCAACGACTTATTGCTACATCTCCGCAATGTTTACTTGAAGAAAGTACTTATCTGGGGAAGCCATCTGTGAAGGACTGTCCTGCAAAGAAACTTCCTGCCGAGTATGTGGTGGCACCGCCAATGAATGTTTCCAAGTTCAAAGATGATTCTGAGAAACCCAATCACAAGTTGGAATGCTCTGCAGAGAATGCAGTTGGGAAGACATCATTCTCTAAAAGTGGTAGTCAgcctttaaattttataggCAACTCAACACCAGTTCCTATGGCTGCTGATCCCAAAATGGCTCCTTTGTGTTTCCATCATTCACTTGGACATCAATGGCTGGTTCCTGTAATGTCTCCTTCAGAAGGACTTGTATATAAGCCATTCACTGCTCCGGAATTTACCGGAGGAGGATCTGGACCTTATGGCATGACTCCTCTAACAGGGAATTTTATAAACCCGAACTATGGGATTCCAGCTTCTCATCTTCCCCATCAAGGAACCGTACCCATACCAGGTGTGCCTTCACCTGGTCACGGTTACTTGCCTCCATATGGTATGCAGTTCATGAATCCAGTCATGTCAGGTTCGGCTGTTGAACAAATGAACTACGCTGGATCAGATCCACACGGTCAATTATCTGGAAGAGGAGCAAACTTCAATATGCAGCATCAGAACTCTTGTAACGTGCCATTGCAGAAGAGAGGATCCACTCCGCAAGTTACTATGTTCCAAGCATCTAAAGAGAGTGAGCTACATCGAAGCACTGCTAGTAGTCCCAGTGAAAGAGCTCCAAGGAATCCTGAACGAAGAGATGTACTTAGAGCTCCAAGGGTTCCTGAACGAAGAGATGCACTTACACTGTTCCCAATGGATCCTGCTGGTTCAGCTCAACCTCAAAAGTCTGACCAGCCTAGAAGAGTGATTAAAGTTGTGCCTCACAACCGTAGATCCGCTACCGAGTCAGCAGCTCGAATTTTCCAATCTATACAAGAAGAGAGAAAACAGTACGACTCTATGTAG
- the LOC126682758 gene encoding uncharacterized protein LOC126682758: MVNYMLMITADLDSITNLQPQGGCDDASFTYLFKLKCGRCGEVSQRETCLSLNETVPLPSGKGTANLVQKCKFCGRDGTVVMVPGKGKPLMIESSEKGEYTPVMIFDCRGYEPEGFVFTGEWKAESIAGTKFEGIDLSGDEYSEYDEKGECPVMISNLRSQFVVVK, translated from the exons ATGGTGAACTACATGCTAATGATAACCGCCGATCTCGATAGCATCACCAACCTCCAACCTCAGGGCGGTTGCGACGATGCTTCTTTCACTTACCTCTTCAAG tTGAAATGTGGAAGGTGCGGAGAGGTATCCCAGAGGGAAACATGTTTAAGCTTGAATGAAACTGTTCCTCTTCCTAGTGGCAAGGGAACTGCTAATCTTGTTCAGAAG TGCAAGTTCTGTGGCAGAGACGGAACTGTGGTAATGGTGCCAGGCAAAGGTAAACCACTGATGATTGAGTCGAGTGAGAAAGGGGAATATACGCCAGTGATGATCTTTGACTGCAGGGGTTATGAGCCTGAGGGTTTTGTTTTTACTGGTGAATGGAAAGCTGAATCT ATTGCTGGGACAAAATTTGAAGGCATTGATTTGTCTGGTGATGAATATTCTGAATATGATGAGAAGGGGGAATGCCCAGTCATGATATCTAACCTGCGTTCTCAATTCGTTGTTGTGAAGTAG